One Drosophila teissieri strain GT53w chromosome X, Prin_Dtei_1.1, whole genome shotgun sequence genomic window, aaatagacTACcattaatgaaaactatttaagCTTTGGTATATGTAAGGCGGTGTTAAGCTGCGGCTACTGCTGCTACTTCCGAATTTATGGCTCTAGGTTGCTCCACTCAAGTGGCTCCACTCAAGCTGCTCCACCCAAGTTGCTCCACCCAAGTTGCTCCACTCAAGCTGCTCAGTTCACTTGTTGTCCACACCCAGAAGCTTGGCCGCCTCGTCGGCGGAGGAGAGCAGCTTGTTGAGAATGCCCTGGTCGCTGATGCCCAGCAGATTGCCGATCAGGTCCGAGCCGGCGACGGCTGCTCCCGAGGGCGTGGCCTCGCCCATGTTCTCCTTGTGCTCGCCCAGGCGACTGGCCCGCCACTCGCTGGCCTTGTCCAGCAGGTCGTGGAGCTTCAGGCCCAGCTTGGAGCtgccattgttattgttattgttgttgctggtgttattgttgttattgtggcagctattgttgttgttggcgccGGCCGGCGTGCTGCTGTGCTGGACAGTGGGTGGCAGCGGTGTGCTGGGCGGGCTGCTCACCTGCTCGTCGTCGGAGCAATCGGAGCCGGGTGTATCCCCATTGTGGGCCCTGCCGCTGTGCTTCTTCATGTGCCGCAGCATGCTGTGCTTGAGGGTGAACTTCCTCAGGCAGATGTCGCACTGGAATGGCCGCTCGCCGGAATGGGTGCGCATGTGGCGACGCAGATCCTCCGTCGACCAGAAGCGACGCACGCAGAAGGCGCAGATCACCTTGCGGTTGCTGTAGTCCGGATACTTGCCTCTGTTGCCGCCATTCGCTGCCTCGTCGTCGGAGTGCAccgcctgctgctgcgatgggagcagcagctggtggGGATTAGCCTCCAGCGGCTCGTTCTCGATGGCACCCTTGGCCACGAGCAGGGCGAACTCGTGGGCGTGAGCCTGCTTGATGTGCTCCAGGCACTGCACACGCTCGGCAAACGAGCCCTCGCACAGGTGGCACTTGTAGGGCAGATCTCCGCCAGCCATGGCATCTCCAATCGGTCCCGGTCCATTCGCTCCACTTGCattgccacttccacttccactgccattGCCCGCCGTGGTGGCGGCTGcgacggcggcagcggcagcagcggcattCATCTGAGCCGCCAGCTTTTGGATGAGCTGCTGGCGCTcgcgctccttctccttctccaaCTCTCGCTCGCGTTCCAGCTCTCGCTCCCGCTCCAACTCCCGTTCgcgctccagctccagctccttctCGCGCTCCGCCTCCTGGCGGCgccgctgctcctccagctcgaTCTCCTCGACGGACTTGGGCACGGGTATCGGCTCACTCACATCCTCGGTGGGCACATACACGGACATGGCCGACTCCACATTGCCGTGCTTGCGCAGCAGATGGCGGTCGCAGTTGCTCTTGGTGGTGAACAGCAGCGGGCAGTGCGAGCACTTGAACGGCTTCTGGCCGGTGTGGGTGAGGATGTGGCGGCGCAGCGAGCTGCTCCATGGGAACATGCGCTGGCAGTAGGGACAGGAGACGCGGTTGGGCGCCAGGCTGTAGGCGGACTTCTTCTTGGGCtcgctgctggagctgctgctggtgacGTCCTCGgtgccgctgttgttgctctcgCTGGCGCTGCCGGAGGCCACCAGGCCCTCCTCGTCGCTCTGCTCCATGTGGTTGGCCACGTCGCTGGGGCGGAAATAGCTGTTAAAGCCCATGTTCTGGCTGGTGGCATTGTCCACCAGCTTGGCCACCGGCACCAGGTCCTGCGACTCGTCCTTGAACGGCGAACTGGCCACTTCCTTGAGGGACTTACCCACCGATTCGGCTTGGGCGATCATCGTTTTCAAACTGCTGGCATTGGTACTGGGTGGAGTGGTGGCTGGCTCCTGCATGGTGGTGGCCACGATGGGATTGGCTGGCGGGGCATTCTCCTTGGCGGGCGGGGGAGTCGATGGCTTGCCCGCCTTGATGGCCTGCTCCAAAATGGTTTCGGCCATTTTTTGCGCCGCCTCCTTGGAGGCCAAGAGGTCGAGCGGCTTGggcagctcctgctcctcctcggctTCCTTTTCGGCCGGCTGCTCGTCTAGAATCAGCTCCGGCTCATCCTCCGGCTCATCCATCTCCTCCTCGTCTTCATCCTCTTCGAAGTCATCCACGTCCTCCGCCTCCGCTTCCATCTCATGGTCATGctcgttctcgtcctcgtcAATGATCAACTTGGGCTCGTCGTCATCCATGGCCGTGGCCTGGCCATTGCCCTGGCTGCCATTGAGCAGCGGGCTGGGATTGGTCAGTGGGTAGCCGAAGTGCAGCAGTGGATTGCCGGCCACACTGCTGGAGCCGTGGGCCAAAGCCTGCTGCAGCAGATCGGTGTTCTTGTGCGCCTTCAGCTGCTGGGCCAGTATGGCGTACTTGACCTGCTCCGAGATGGGAGCATGTCCATGGGAACCGTGGCCATGGCCGTGATGGTGATTGCTGCCGGAACCGGAGGATCCCGGACCcatggcagcggcagctgctgcggcggcggcagcagcggcggcggcactgGAGGCACCCCTGCCACGCATCACATGGTGGCCACTGCGCTGCCGTTGGGCGTAGAactgcggatgctgctgcttcacATGGCGCTCCATGTTCGAGCGCAGCGTGAATCTCGCCGAGCAGTGCTCGCAGGCGAAGGGACGCTCGGTGCGGTAGCGTCGCTGCTTCTGCTTGGGCATGAGGACGCCGTTCTTGATGACCATCTTGACGGGACCACCGGGTGGCACTGGCACGCcgacgcccacgcccacaggCATGGGATTGAGGCGGCTGGGCGGGCTCACCAGCGGTGGCTTCTCGGGATTGGcttgcggcggcggcggtgccATGAAGGGAAAGAAGGGGAATCCCGGCGTCTGCGATTGGAACATAAGGCTGCGGAATATCTGTTGCATGTACTCTCCGCCAGCGCCGAagagttgctgctgcgcgagcagcaactgttgctgctcaATGGCGGCGGCCAGATCAGGTGCTCCAACGCCGCCAGGCGCCactggagcaactgcagcgggcgtcggtgtgggcgtgacagcgGGCGTCAGTGATGCGCCGCCAGTTGGCTTCTTGCTGAGATCCAAAACATCCATGCTGAAGTCCAGGGCAGCGCCActcttctcctgctgctgctgctgctgctgttgctggggAGCTGGTGCAGCTGGCTTCTTGTCCACCAATTGGTCGAGGCTCTTCACCTGGATCTTCAGCGGCGGCTGTTGGGTGACCGGAGCTAGGGGATTCTCGCCGAGCAGCATGTGCTTCAGCTGGGAGCTGCTCTCGTTCaccggcggcggtggtggcgtgGGACTGATCGAGCGGAAACTCATGTCCGCCAGGTCTTCGCCCAGGCGGGATTTGCCATCCTCGCAGCCAGCATCCTCCGCCGGATGGTAGACAATGTTTCGCTTGACCTCCTCGCGACTGGTCTTGCCATGGCGATTCCTCAGGTGGCGCTCGCAGTTCGCCTTGGTGGTGAAGGCGTAGTTGCACACGGCGCACTCGTACGGCCGATCGCCGTTGTGGGTGCGCATGTGCCGCACCAGGGCGGCCTTGTCGCACACGGCATAGGGACACATGTTGCAGCGAAAGGGTCCGGCGGGACCCACGGCGCCCAGATGCACCCGATTGTGGCCCTTGAGGGCGCGAAGATTGGGGAACACGGCGGCGCAGAGCTTGCAGGGGAACTCGCCGCGCAGCTTCATGCGACGGAACTCCGAGGTGAAGGCGTCCtgggcctcctcctcctgatCCCGGCCGTCCAGGCTGTACTGACTCGAGCTGGGCGTGTTCACCGACTGCTCGAAGTTGCGCAggaaactggaactggagctggtCATGTTGAGGATGCTCTGGATGTCGGCCAGATCCTTGCTGTCCGCCGGCTCGTGTTTGATGGGCGACGGCGGATGCGAGATGGCCCCGCCGCCACCATTGGCCGTCTTCTGCTTCAGATACAGCTGATGGAAAAAGTCCTCGCTCTGACACGCTATTCTGTCCTTCTGCTCGAGCTCCTCATCGTCCACGTGCCCCTCATCCTCCGGCTCCTCGTTGTGCAATGGCGAACTGCTGGCACCCAGTAGCGGCGGTAGGACACCGCCCAGGGCGGCGGGCAAGCGGCAACAGTGCGCCTGCAGCTGACGATGGCTGGCGAAGATCACCTCGCAGTCGCGACACTTGGCGGGTATGTCCGAGTGCCGCGCATCCAAGTGGGCGCACAGAGCGGGCAGGGTCTCGAAATCGGAGGCTCCGCAGGCGGGACAGCTGAGCAGCAGGGCCGGCGAGGCGGATGGCGATGGTGAGGGGGAGCGCGAGGCGGCGCCGGATGCACTGGCTCCGGCCAGAAGTGTGGCGACATCGGGTGTGCTGGTTAGCATGGCCACGTCCGCATCGTcggcctcctcctcgtcgtccatatcctcctgctgctgctgctcactgtcaatgatgttgttgttgatggTGGTCTTCAGGCGACGCTGCTTGCTCTCCGAGTCCTGATCCTCGGCCGgcagctccaactcctccaCGTCCTTCAGGTTGTTGTTAGTCTTGTGcgagttgttgttgttgttgtggttgtggttgtggttatTGTTGTGGTTGAGggaactgctgctgcgactgtgACTATGTCCACTGGACGTGTCCGTGGAGCAGCTGGCATCGCTCTCGTAGCTCTCCGCTCGTCCGGATAACGCGCTGGCCAccagttgctgctgggcgggattctgctgctgctgctgctgcgactgctgatgttgctgctgtcgccgctgctgctgtgactgttgctgctgcgactgctgctgctgcgactgcgactgctgcgACTGTGACTGTGCAACCTGATGCTGCTTATGGGTGCGCATGTGGCGGTGCATGTTGCCATTGGTGGTGAACGTCAGGTGGCAGTAGCGGCAGTTGAAGGGCCGCTCGCCCGTGTGCACCAGCACGTGTCTGTCCAGGGATGAAGCCGAGGATAGCACCTGTTTTCAGGGCATCAATTTGTTCGGCGAGAAGAGAGAAGGCGGGAGAAATGAAGAACAGGTGAGTGAGTAATCAGGCGATCGGGGGGTTAATAACCTAGGCTCCTAGTACACCTGTCTATGTATCGACTTAAAGGGTGCATCGCAACTACTTAAGCTAcatatatggaatatatggATATCTTCGAATGAGATTCGTTTTGGCAAGGATTCAGCTTCTATTTCTAATCTATTGCAAAACAAAGGGCATATTTGAATGGAAACAATGACTCACCTTGGAGCAAATGCGGCAGGTGAAGTTCTCCGTGTCGCCGTTGGCGTAATTGTGGCACCGGATGTGATTGGTGAACTCGTGCGGCGTGGCCGAGACCACCTCGCAGATGGGGCAAAGGTATTTCATATGCTCGTCGCCGGCACCGATGCCCGACTCGCCGCTGGACAGGCACAGGCCCTGGGGCGAGGAGCCACCGGatccgccgctgctgctgccactgctgctgctgctggatgctggCGTGATCGCTGCTCCGCCGACTGGCGAGGGAGCCACTGCGCCAGCAgtgcccacacccacaccgcTGGTGGCAGTTGTGTTggttgtgctgctgctgctgttaccCAGATAGCCACTGTGGCCAGTGGTGCTGCTGGCGTCCACGAATCCCGACTCCGAGAGACTGGCCGCCGAGCGATTCAGACGGAATTTCTTGCGCAGCGAACTGGCATCGCCACTGCTGTAGTCCACCACAATGGAGGCCTGGGTGGAGGCGCCACCACTGCGCCGCTGCTTGTGCCGTCCCAGACTTCTCGATCCTAAGGCGGTCAACTGGTCATCATCCTCctcttcgtcctcctcctcctccgccgccgccgactcGTCCTCATCGCTCAGCAGTTCCGAGTGCTGCTGTTGATGGTGATTCAGTTGCAAATGGCGAAGTTTACGCTTGCGCGACGACGCCACCGTCGTCAGCTCGTGTGGCGTGGATGTGGTCTGTGTGGCGCCACTGTTGCCGCCCAGCTTCTTGGGCGTGCGGCCCAGATCCAGGTGCTCCAGCGAGGACTCCGATGTGGTGGAGTCCCGCCGCTGGCGCTCCATTTCCGATTCCgctgtgctgttgttgtgctgctgctgctgttgctgctgtgcggCGAGCATCTTTCCAAAGGCTAGTCAACTGAGCTAAAGGTGGAGAAGAATCCGAAAGAAGAAAGGACTTTTAGAGATGGGGGAAAAGCACATTTAACAACACTCTATCGACATGTTCAAAACACTTGAACAAGTGCTTAAAATAGTATAATAATTGGAAGTTAGAGAAAGTGTATCAAACCTACTCGTATTATCAACTGATACTCTTGCATTGCATTGAAAACCTTGCACAAAAAGAATTGCATAATTGCAATCATTGTTCAAAGAGAGAAGCTCATTTTCGAGAAGACAGCCCAAGATTTGTCACAACAATCAAAGGATTTGCCAACACTAACTGATGTGATTTTAGAATTGTATcctaaatgcaattaaaagctTTATGAAAAGCTAAAGATGGAGAGAAATCAAATATGTCACGCGTAAACAAATGCCTTTCTGAAAAACTTGGTATAGGGAAAAACTTGGAATaataacagaaaatcaatAGTCCCCGCATTCCCCAGTCTTCGATTGTCATTGTCGCGTAATACTAAACTAAATCTCGAGTCCCATATAAACAGCTGATCGCTCGAGATCCAGGAAAGTAAACAATGCAATGGGTGAGAGGAATGGAAACAGAAAAACTAGGAAAAACAGAAGCCGAAAGCTATTGGAAATCGAGTTGCGTTCGTGGGAAGAGCGAGTTAGAAGAATAGGCGACTgttgcaagtggcaagtgcatCCGCAGAAAGGTGCGAAGAATTGAATTCAATACGCATCTggcaatgctgctgctgctcttatCTAGAATTTCAGTGTGTGCGCATgtgcgtgtgggtgtgtgggtgtgggtgagAAATGTGGGTACGCTCATTAGCATTCACCGTTATCAAGGCTATGACTATGAGCATGAGTGTGAGTGGTGTCCcaattgttttcgttgtttctGTGGTTGGTGGATCAATTTGGAAATCCTAACATCCTAaccgaaaagcaaaaatgaaagaaaCGAACCTCAGAGGCTGATCAAAAATTTCTACCGATAACGAGCCCACTGTTcgctatatacatacacacacacacacatacaatacgttcatacatatataatatttttttcgttgAATGTGTGTTAGTTGTTTGTTGTCCATTGGCTTTCGGTTTGGCCTTTCATTTTGGTTGGctgatttcaatttcgttgTCCGTGAGTCATGAAAAGTCATTGAGATAAAGAATCCCtcccaaatatatatatttcttgggGCGGGCAATCGTTGGGCGGTTTTTCGAGAATACCCACACCTTTATGACCCTGAGAATTATCAATGAACACAAAACTTGGTCAGCAAAAAAAAGCATATTTCTAATCGCCCATCTAAGTGAATCAAGCCAAAGTGAAGTGAACCGTTTGACATGGAACACAACCCCTGTGATATTGATATTAAACAGATCATCAATCTGCATTAAACCCTATAAACGGGGTCTCATCATCATCCCCGGACCACAGAACTTTTCGAACTGGACCtcgactgtgtgtgtgtgtcaaaGTTCAAGGGTTTTAGCACTGGCCATGGGTAATTTTTTGACCCGGCTAATTGCAGGCAGAACTTGACCCAAAACACCAAGGGAAGGGGTTCTTGAAACAGGACtttgaattgaaatgttttcaaacATTGCACACGTAGGAAAATAATCCAAAAATATTACTCCCCTTTGCATATTGCATTgggattatttaataaaataaatccatttaaaaCACCGGTGAAATTTGTTTAGCGATCGTTTTAAACTGGCTATAATGTTTTTACTACCTCatcttttttttaactatttctGCTATCTAAACCGATTTTACACTGCTGCACCATTTTTATCTTCTTTTGAAAACTAAGTTTAGaaatttctaaattttaaaacagtttCGCCCATTCTTCCTCAATAATTTAACACAAAAAAGTCAGCTCGGTTGAAGACCCAACGTCTATTCCAATTTCATCCTTTTGATAATCCATGTTTTTCGGCTCGATTGGTTATCCAACAATTTGTTCACACACAAATCACAaaatgaacaacaacaaaaaaataatccaAAATAATcactattaaaaaaattacctTAGTGGATATTTAGTTGTGAAATTGTGTTCAAAAGTTGCGACGGCATTCCAACTTCGGATTTCGCACTGTTTGAGTTTTGGTTCCTTtttaaaaacgatttttggtGGCTTTTTGGTGTTTAGTATATGTTTTAGGTTTAGTATATATGTTTTTCGATCTTTGTCAGATAACTTAATTCAGatagcacttttttttttttttttggttcacTTAATAATTTTCACACTTCTTTGGCTTTAAAGCTTAGGTATTCCAAAAATTCCCAATGGTTTGTGGTtgaaaaaaaacttgaaaaaaaTATGCAGTTCGTGTTTgtaatttcttcttttagGATTAGAATTGAGAAATTCTGTTTATGTTGGATATTTTTCACAAGTTAGTAATTTGATTTGTCTGCTTTTGAGTTGGTTTCTTGAAGCGCCGCGCACGAGTTTTGTATCTTGTATTTTGTATCAGCGCAGCCGCAACGCAACATTCGGCAGATGAAAATCGACTGATGTTGTATTTATAaagttgtatttataaatacacgCTGCGCGCTGCCGCCGTCGGCGTCGCTGTCCGCGCATGCAGCGCAGTCGGCGCAAGAATTGAGAGAAAAACCATTCTCTCATTTTTTCTCATTTCAAATTTTACGCTCTGAAACGACAAAAGAGAGCGGAGGCAGCGCAGCTtgccttttcattttctttccttctccttcttcgtTTCAAATttgtcttcttcttctttttttgggcgCAAATAGGATTAcacattgtgtgtgtgtgtgtgcgtgtgtgagtgtgtgtgtgtggcagagCGAGAGGGCCGTACTCATCTTATTGGAATTGGAAGTACAGTGGACACTTGGCAACTGGAAAGGGATGCATGATCCTAGATAACCGAAGGAGTATTATTTGTGTAGCTCTTcttacaatatttttttaatatttcagtcactctatttatttaaactcTATTTAGTAACTAGAACTAGATATTATATCtgcaaaatatcaaaacaataaaaactagTAACCGCATTAAAGATAAATTAAGTTCTAGAAAGTGAATCCAAGATCTagatacaaaaattaaaggtaGTTAAAATGAAACACAAAGCAGTGTTATCAAC contains:
- the LOC122625201 gene encoding zinc finger protein 236, which encodes MLAAQQQQQQQHNNSTAESEMERQRRDSTTSESSLEHLDLGRTPKKLGGNSGATQTTSTPHELTTVASSRKRKLRHLQLNHHQQQHSELLSDEDESAAAEEEEDEEEDDDQLTALGSRSLGRHKQRRSGGASTQASIVVDYSSGDASSLRKKFRLNRSAASLSESGFVDASSTTGHSGYLGNSSSSTTNTTATSGVGVGTAGAVAPSPVGGAAITPASSSSSSGSSSGGSGGSSPQGLCLSSGESGIGAGDEHMKYLCPICEVVSATPHEFTNHIRCHNYANGDTENFTCRICSKVLSSASSLDRHVLVHTGERPFNCRYCHLTFTTNGNMHRHMRTHKQHQVAQSQSQQSQSQQQQSQQQQSQQQRRQQQHQQSQQQQQQNPAQQQLVASALSGRAESYESDASCSTDTSSGHSHSRSSSSLNHNNNHNHNHNNNNNSHKTNNNLKDVEELELPAEDQDSESKQRRLKTTINNNIIDSEQQQQEDMDDEEEADDADVAMLTSTPDVATLLAGASASGAASRSPSPSPSASPALLLSCPACGASDFETLPALCAHLDARHSDIPAKCRDCEVIFASHRQLQAHCCRLPAALGGVLPPLLGASSSPLHNEEPEDEGHVDDEELEQKDRIACQSEDFFHQLYLKQKTANGGGGAISHPPSPIKHEPADSKDLADIQSILNMTSSSSSFLRNFEQSVNTPSSSQYSLDGRDQEEEAQDAFTSEFRRMKLRGEFPCKLCAAVFPNLRALKGHNRVHLGAVGPAGPFRCNMCPYAVCDKAALVRHMRTHNGDRPYECAVCNYAFTTKANCERHLRNRHGKTSREEVKRNIVYHPAEDAGCEDGKSRLGEDLADMSFRSISPTPPPPPVNESSSQLKHMLLGENPLAPVTQQPPLKIQVKSLDQLVDKKPAAPAPQQQQQQQQQEKSGAALDFSMDVLDLSKKPTGGASLTPAVTPTPTPAAVAPVAPGGVGAPDLAAAIEQQQLLLAQQQLFGAGGEYMQQIFRSLMFQSQTPGFPFFPFMAPPPPQANPEKPPLVSPPSRLNPMPVGVGVGVPVPPGGPVKMVIKNGVLMPKQKQRRYRTERPFACEHCSARFTLRSNMERHVKQQHPQFYAQRQRSGHHVMRGRGASSAAAAAAAAAAAAAAMGPGSSGSGSNHHHGHGHGSHGHAPISEQVKYAILAQQLKAHKNTDLLQQALAHGSSSVAGNPLLHFGYPLTNPSPLLNGSQGNGQATAMDDDEPKLIIDEDENEHDHEMEAEAEDVDDFEEDEDEEEMDEPEDEPELILDEQPAEKEAEEEQELPKPLDLLASKEAAQKMAETILEQAIKAGKPSTPPPAKENAPPANPIVATTMQEPATTPPSTNASSLKTMIAQAESVGKSLKEVASSPFKDESQDLVPVAKLVDNATSQNMGFNSYFRPSDVANHMEQSDEEGLVASGSASESNNSGTEDVTSSSSSSEPKKKSAYSLAPNRVSCPYCQRMFPWSSSLRRHILTHTGQKPFKCSHCPLLFTTKSNCDRHLLRKHGNVESAMSVYVPTEDVSEPIPVPKSVEEIELEEQRRRQEAEREKELELERERELERERELERERELEKEKERERQQLIQKLAAQMNAAAAAAAVAAATTAGNGSGSGSGNASGANGPGPIGDAMAGGDLPYKCHLCEGSFAERVQCLEHIKQAHAHEFALLVAKGAIENEPLEANPHQLLLPSQQQAVHSDDEAANGGNRGKYPDYSNRKVICAFCVRRFWSTEDLRRHMRTHSGERPFQCDICLRKFTLKHSMLRHMKKHSGRAHNGDTPGSDCSDDEQVSSPPSTPLPPTVQHSSTPAGANNNNSCHNNNNNTSNNNNNNNGSSKLGLKLHDLLDKASEWRASRLGEHKENMGEATPSGAAVAGSDLIGNLLGISDQGILNKLLSSADEAAKLLGVDNK